The following proteins come from a genomic window of Lolium rigidum isolate FL_2022 chromosome 5, APGP_CSIRO_Lrig_0.1, whole genome shotgun sequence:
- the LOC124653282 gene encoding purple acid phosphatase 22-like yields MLASTYLSPPFLPFHHHTATTTTSVHLLSGDPNRRVRPRHMSGPVLLKAKAVDGDGDGRADLLLPSRRHAVLGVARVLFAAANERSLRCMNQAALGRSVTGTVAGDLMVGAMAHSWRVLVQGITSLAFFCARADEYVRPPPSPLVLTAHDKPAEHPQQVHISVVGTNKMRISWVTDDRNAPSVVEYGKSPGNYTASASGDNATYRYFLYKSGAIHHVTIGPLEPSTTYHYRCGKAGDEFTLRTPPASLPIELVVIGDLGQTEWTASTLSHIGGADYDMLLLPGDLSYADTQQPLWDSFGRLVQPLASARPWMVTEGNHEVEALPVVEFAPFVAYNARWRMPYEESGSRSNLYYSFDAAGGAAHVVMLGSYVDFEEGSEQHAWLERDLAGVDRRRTPWLIVLLHAPWYNTNQAHQGEGEAMRAAMESLLYEARVDVVFSGHVHAYERFTRVYDNEADSRGPMYITIGDGGNREGLALKFIKDHEAAHLSMFQEASFGHGRLRIVNETSAVWTWHRNDDAHATVRDEVWLESLVSPKLVMATAGRRLDEL; encoded by the exons ATGCTAGCCTCAACCTACCTATCCCCTCCCTTCCTCCCCTTCCACCAccacaccgccaccaccaccacgagcGTGCACCTCCTCTCCGGCGACCCCAACCGCCGTGTCCGCCCACGGCACATGTCAG GTCCCGTGCTTCTTAAAGCCAAGGCcgtcgacggcgatggcgacggccgtgccgacctcctcctcccctcGCGTCGGCACGC CGTCCTCGGCGTGGCCAGGGTCCTCTTCGCGGCGGCGAACGAGCGGTCTCTCCGGTGCATGAACCAGGCGGCGCTCGGTCGCAGCGTCACCGGCACGGTCGCCGGTGACTTGATGGTGGGAGCCATGGCGCACTCGTGGAGGGTGCTCGTGCAGGGGATCACGTCGCTGGCGTTCTTCTGCGCGCGCGCCGACGAGTACGTCCGGCCGCCGCCGAGCCCACTGGTACTGACGGCGCACGACAAGCCGGCCGAGCATCCTCAGCAG GTGCATATTTCAGTTGTGGGAACAAACAAGATGAGGATTTCATGGGTGACGGACGACCGGAACGCGCCGTCGGTGGTGGAGTACGGCAAATCTCCGGGGAACTACACGGCGTCGGCATCAGGCGACAACGCGACGTACCGCTACTTCTTATACAAGTCCGGCGCGATCCACCACGTGACGATCGGCCCTCTCGAGCCCAGCACGACCTACCACTACCGGTGCGGCAAGGCCGGCGACGAGTTCACCCTCCGGACCCCTCCGGCGTCCCTGCCCATCGAGCTCGTCGTCATCGGCGACCTCGGGCAGACCGAGTGGACGGCATCCACTCTATCGCACATCGGCGGCGCGGACTACGACATGCTGCTGCTCCCGGGGGACCTGTCGTACGCGGACACGCAGCAGCCGCTGTGGGACTCGTTCGGGCGGCTGGTCCAGCCGCTGGCGAGCGCGCGGCCATGGATGGTGACGGAGGGCAACCACGAGGTCGAGGCGCTCCCCGTGGTGGAGTTCGCGCCCTTCGTCGCCTACAACGCGCGGTGGCGCATGCCGTACGAGGAGAGCGGCTCACGCTCCAACCTCTACTACTCCTTCGACGCGGCAGGCGGCGCGGCGCACGTCGTGATGCTGGGTTCCTACGTGGATTTCGAGGAAGGGTCGGAGCAGCACGCTTGGCTGGAGCGGGACCTCGCCGGCGTGGACCGTCGGAGGACGCCGTGGCTGATCGTGCTGCTGCACGCGCCGTGGTACAACACCAACCAGGCGCACCAGGGCGAGGGCGAGGCGATGCGCGCCGCCATGGAGAGTCTCCTCTACGAGGCccgcgtcgacgtcgtcttctccggacACGTCCACGCCTACGAGCGATTC ACGAGGGTCTATGACAACGAGGCCGACAGCCGGGGCCCGATGTACATCACCATTGGCGACGGTGGCAACAGGGAAGGTCTTGCCCTCAA GTTCATCAAGGATCACGAGGCGGCGCACCTGTCGATGTTCCAGGAGGCGAGCTTCGGGCACGGGCGGTTGAGGATCGTCAACGAGACGAGCGCCGTCTGGACATGGCACCGCAACGATGACGCGCATGCAACCGTCCGCGACGAGGTCTGGCTGGAGAGCTTGGTGAGTCCAAAGTTGGTCATGGCAACCGCCGGACGTCGCCTTGACGAGTTGTAG